The following DNA comes from Oncorhynchus mykiss isolate Arlee chromosome 16, USDA_OmykA_1.1, whole genome shotgun sequence.
tgagagggtattatttatttcacttttgtatgttatctacttcacttgcttggcaatgtaaacatatgtttcccatgccaacaaaGCCTCATGAGTTGAAATGAATTGAGttgagttgaattgaattgaattgagtaaTGGAGTCCTGTAGTAGTAGTACATCCACTCAAGGCCTAGAGCCTCATAATGACATCTTCTCTCCAATCCACCCAGAACAGAAATAGAACCTAAAGACCGTTTCCCTCCCCAGGTGTTAGCCTAGGCTCAAAGTGGCAACGGAGCCCAATACCTCGTCTTTGACTGTAGAGAttcattttgtgtttttcttgGTCAGGGAATAGTGCTGTTGCCATGGTTGGCTGCCTACGCCAATGTTCTGCAAGTGAATGATGCCGAAATAACTAATCTCTCTAGACACAGGCCTGGAGAGTATCATAATGGCAGCTAATATTGAATTCACAGATTAAAATATGCGACCTGGGTCCCAGTATTGTTACTGATGATATTGTGAAATCAATCTGAAATCTTAAATGAGAGTGAGAAACCATGCCCCCTCTGGCTTGACTGTGGTAAATGATGGTGCTCGACCTGAGAGCAGGTCAACTCcagtattttttttatgttgcCTGGCGTCTTGACATTTTCAACAAAGTCTTCCGTGGAGCCGTCGATGAGAGTGGTGAGGAGTGAACAGTGAAAACAAAGCCATCTTGTGTGTGTTGGGAGAATTCTATGTCTTGAAGGAGAAATTGGTTTGACTATATTTGGGGGAAGAAGGTGTGTGTATGACATAATTTCTGTCATGATTGGCACTTGAGACCATTTGAAGATGGTTTGTGTGGCCGTCACGTACCCTgtgaccccctctctctccctcgttccccaTCCCTCTGAACTGGAGGAGTGGAGCCTTGTCATCACCAGCaggacctctctctttctctttgatcCATATGTGTGGGAAGAAACAAAGAGAGGCCTCTCAATCAGGATGGAAATTCTTGCAACACTCAGAGTGACCTGTTTACTGTATCTTCCTACTGATTTAATCAACCTCTCACCAACTAAAGAGATTATCTTGAAGTGGACTATAGTTCGCGAGCGTTGGGCGTCTTGCTGTGTCTTGTGATTGGCCATTGAGAATCAAAGGATTGATTAAGGGGCCCTTATTCAAAGCTGTTGCTTAAGGACTTCctgtatgtcacagtacatgagTGGGAGAGTGTGGGGAAGatgtgtatggtggtggtgggtggaaTAGATTGAGAGAAAGGGGCCTCAGTGGTTGTCTGCTGTTTGGGCTGAGTTGCGTTAATAATTACAGAGCTGTCTTTGACCTGGAACTGAATGAAATACGCTTCTCTCTACGTCATCATAAGATGGTGCATGACAGCTGAGTACCAGCTGGGGGCGCCATTCAGCCAAAATCATACCTGATCATTCTGTAAAGGTTTTTGAGACCAAATGAGTCTCAAAAGGAACTTACAATACATAGCGCATTTGATTTACTGTATGTAGATTCATGCGTGATAGAGTACTGAAGTTCTGAAACAGTTTAGGAGTTTAAGCCTAAAAAGGTAAAATAGTAGCAAAAGAAGGCTACAGTGTGATTTGATGACACATTGAGCTCTAGTTAAGGGTTGTTTAGGATGTTCTCTCTGATGTGTTCTGAACTGTGATTTCATTTCAGTGAGCACCCCTAATTTCGCTGATTTACTGCTGACAATCGCTCACAATGGAATCTAATCAAAAATCTGGGGATGGACTGACGGGCATGCAGAAAGAGGCCGCGCTGCGTGCGCTCATTCAGCGCACAGGATACCAATTACTGCAGGTAGGAGCCATATCCAAAGCAGGTAGGGCTTTCGCCTAATCTATGACCAAATCTATGAGTGTTATCATAAGGCCTCCACACAAGTCATCCTTCCTTATGGAGTTTATGTGTAATGTGAAGTGCTCTGATAAAATTCGAGGTCTCTCCATCAGTTTCAAAGCTATTCACGTGCCAGTGAGCTCTTTCCCTTGGCCTTCGTTACAATTATTGATAATGGGGCGCCACCCTCTGGTGAAAGACACAAGTGACTGGATCCCTCTGTCTTACTGCTGAAGTCTGGTCCATGTCAAATTCATTTGGTTGGAGATTCTACAGCTCGTATTGCAttgggaggcagggtagcctagtggttagagtgttggactagtaaccggaaggttgcgagttcaaacccccgagctgacaaggtacaaatctgtcgttctgcccctgaacaggcagttaacccactgttcccaggccgtcattgaaaataagaatttgttcttaactgacttgcctggttaaataaaggtaaaataaaaaaaataaataaaattgttaTGGGGATTGTCTGGGCAATTTGTGCATAACTACAAGGTCATCAAAGATAACAAGGATATCTGGGAGATTTCTATATGAATGCTCAAATCTCTCATTCGGAATGAAACCTGCGTTACAAAGGACATTTCAGGTGGATCTCCTTACAAACCCCTGGTTACTCACCATCAGTCCGTTGTGTCTACAGGAGAATGGTCAGAGGAGGTACGGCGGGCCCCCTCCAGGCTGGGAAGGCCCTCCCCCAGAGAGGGGCAGTGAGATTTTTGTGGGGAAGCTGCCAAGAGACCTCTTTGAGGATGAGCTGGTCCCCCACTGTGAGAAAGTAAGATAGGTTTGCCAGTTAAATCAGTTCCCAAAGTGTAACCTATTGTGTGTCCTTGGTTTTCAAACGCATCCCCTTTCAATTCACAGTTTGGGAAAATCTTTGAGGTTCGGATGATGATGGACTTCAACGGCAATAATAGAGGATATGCCTTCGTTACCTTTTACAACAAAAATGAAGCCAAGACTGCCATGAAACAGCTCAATAACTATGAAATCAGGTAAGCAATCACATGACACAATGGAATGAAATGGGGGAAAAGCCCTgtgtagcctaatggttagcCAGCACAAGCATACGCATGAGTCATGGAAAACTGAATGCTGGACTACCAACACTCACCCGACAGTAACAATATTGGGTTTCATTGTgtgcattgttgacaaaaaataaATCAATCTTTCCATTCAATCCAATCTGTTTATTCTCCAGGAACGGAAGGCTCCTGGGAGTGTGTGCCAGTGTGGACAACTGTCGTCTGTTTGTGGGGGGCATCCCCAAATccaagaagagagaggagatccTGATGGAGATGAAGAAAGTAACAGATGGGGTGTTGGAGGTGATTGTTTACCCCAGTGCTGCGGACAAGACCAAGAACAGGGGCTTCGCCTTTGTGGAGTACGACAGTCACCGCGCTGCAGCCATGGCCAGGAGGAAACTACTGCCAGGTGCTAAACCCATATTACATACTATTAACAGTCATAGTACTGAGAATCCCAGTCAGTCAAGAAACAACACTGTTGTAGCATAACCCTATGGAAGGACACAGTAAATCATACTGAACCATGATGACTTTGAGGCTTTGAAAAGAAGCGTGTACCTTATTACTTTGGGTGGGCTAATTGGCTGAAGTGTTGAACTTCCTGATCTCCTTCCCCAGGGAGGATCCTGCTGTGGGGGCACGCCATCGCCGTGGACTGGGCGGAGCCTGAAGTGGAAGTGGACGAGGACACCATGGCAACGGTGAAGATTCTCTACGTGAGGAACTTAATGCTGGCCACTACAGAAGAGACCATCGAGAAGGAGTTCAACAGTATCAAACCAGGCAGGTTCAATTACAGCTCAGTCGGATAGTGGGTCCCGTTTGGGGTCAACAACGAATTTCCGTATGTGACTGTGTTATGATGGGGTTAGTAAGCAGATGTATGCTGATGATCTACAGGTGCTgtagagagagtgaagaagaTCAGAGACTATGCCTTTGTCCATTTCACCCAGAGAGAGGACGCGATAAGCGCCATGGACGCACTGAATGGAAAGGTATAAACTCTCTCACcggcctctctccctcactggcctctctctctctcactggtctctctccctctctggcctctctctctcactggtctctctccctctctggtctctctccctcactggtctctctctctctcactggcctctctctctcactggcctctctctctctcactggcctctctccctcactggtctctctctctctcactcgcctctctccctcactggcctctctctctctcactggtctctctccctctctggcctctctctctcactggtctctctccctctctggtctctctctctcactggtctctctccctctctggtctctctccctcactggcctctctctctctcactggtctctctccctctctggcctctctctctcactggtctctctccctctctggtctctctccctcactggtctctctctctctcactggcctctctctctctcactggcctctctccctcactggtctctctctctcactcgcctctctccctcactggtctctctctctctttctctctctcactggcctctctccctcactggtCTCTCCTTTACCGGCCTATCCCAGGACATGTAATGTCATGGTGACACATGCTTTTATCTAAGTGACTCACAGTTAGCACATATTCAACATATTCAGTTCATGTGGGAATCAAAGTCTCATCCCTACCAGGCTCCAGCTGAACGATAAGCCATCAGAACCAAGCAATGTCATACAACAATTCATTATCCAGCCACAACCTGCCTCTACACGGAATAGATCCAAATGTCAACTTCTCCCCTAGCTGGTGGATGGCTCTCCCGTGGAGGTGACCCTGGCAAAGCCGGTGGATAAGGACAACTACGTGCGCTACACCCGGGGTACAGGTGGCCGCGGTGGGGCCGTGCTCCAGGGGGAGTACACCTACACACTGGGCCAGGTGTATGACCCCTCAGCAGCCTACCTGGGTGCCCCCGTGTTCTACGCCCCCCAGATGTATGCTGCCATTCCTAATCAGTTCCGCTTCCCCATTGCCAAGGGGCTTGTGGGGGGCCGTGGCCTGGTGCGCACGCCCTCAGTCAGAGGTGGGTAccctctctctgattcctctccacAGCTAAtcagtgagacagacacacacatatatatatatggcatTTATCTACCAATCTGTGTCTTTGAGTAGCTGATAAGGCCAATGGTATCTGCTATAATCACTTGAGATATCCAAATCCAATGCAAACCAGCCTCAAAGAGTAATTTCAGGATTCAACTgaaattgttttgtttgtttgaatCAGAGAAAGCTATAAAGTACTTAATTCAGTCTGGAGCCAAATCCACATTTTgcaatgatatactgtatgttcttTCATTAATGTTTGATCTCCTAATAGAGATAACGTACCTATGTTCATGCATTGAGCACTATGAATAATGCTGTACTGCTTTATTTTTAGCAGTAAGAGATTTAGGATGCCTGACTGTCATTCAAAATTTGCTCTCCATGGCTGCATATTACAATCTAGTATGACAAGTACGATCATTCAATCAATTTGGATTTTGGGGGAAATCTAACATATCAAAAATGGAATCGCTGTACTGTGCTGGCCTGGATGACCTATGATCAGTCTTTACAAGGTATTGATTGCCTCCCAGGTGATTTctggtgatttgatttgatataatgcCTTCTTGCATTCCTAGAAATTTACATGAATGTACCTGTAGGGGCAGCGGGCATACGCGGGATGGGTGGTCGCGGATACCTTGCCTACGCAGGTTTAGGCCGAGGCTGTGCCACCTACCAGCTAAAGACAGACAAGCACCCCGAGGACAAGCTCTTTGACCTGCTGCCAGGCATGGAACTCACGCCCATGAACCCTGTGAAGCCTCCCGGTATCAAACACacaccacaggtacacacacaccacaggtacacacacaccacaggtacacacacacacacacacacacacacacacacacacacacacacacccaatgaGAACTGACGGGACAACAAACACATACGCACTTGAATACTTATTAGCCGTAAATAAGGTATTCAGCATTCTGCTCACATGCAATTAATTACTTATAAGCCATAAATAAGGTATTCAGCATTCTGCTGACACAATAATTGAAATGTTTCAGAAAAACACATCTATTGATGTTTCATGTCTTCTTCCAGATCTTGGAGGATGTGTGTCAGAAGAATAACTGGGGGCAGCCAGTTTATCAGCTTCACTCTGCCATCGGACCTGATCAAAGCCAACTGTTCCTCTACAAAGTCACCATTCCGGCTCTGTCCACCCAATACCCTAATGTGTAAGAAACACAGCCACCTAATAGCCATATCTAATGTGTTTCAGTAGTGGCTTCCTATATCAAAGGATAATATAACCCtgtaactgtcacgccctgaccatagacaaacttttatttctctattttggttaggtcagggtgtgactagggtgggtagtctagttttttcttttctatgttggcctggtatggttcccaatcagaggcagctgtctattgttgtctctgatttgggatcatatttaggcagccttttcccacctgttgtttgtgggatcttgagtTTATATTGTTGCTTTTCAGCACTACAATGCTGCACGTTTTTTTTCCGGTTATCGTAAATAAAAAATGATTAACCTACCTCCGACCATACCTCCAACAACGATCGTTACAGTAACCTTCTCCTCTAGCATTgcaatcatttagcagacactttaatCCACAGTGATTTACAGAAGCAATTAGGTTGAAGTGCCTTGCTCTAGGGCACCCCGGCAGAATTTCACCTGCttggcttggggattcaaaccagcaactttcggttactggcccaacgctcttaaccgctagtcaACCTGCCGGCTTCCTCTATCCAAGGATCCCTTGGATAATATAACCCtttaaccttctctctctctctctctctctctctctctctcgctctctctctctctctctctctctctctctctctctctctctctctctctctctctctctctctctctctctctctctctctctctcttccttccttccttccttccttccttccttccttccttccttccttccttccttccttccttccttccttccttccgtcgtccctccctccctccaggcatCCGTTCACCCCAGCCAAGCTGTGTACATCTGTGGATGAGGCCAAGGTTCATGCTGCGGAGCACGCCCTGCATACCCTGGGTCTGCAGACAGAAGGAGCTGAGGCCTCCACTGCAGCCGTTGCTGCATTCCCAGGTATGTTGTGAATGTCCGTAAGACTAACCATCATACCAGCCTCTCTCTAGAGTAGATTGCTTAGAACCACATGACGGTATACACTACAAATGCAAACCAAACCAAAGGCCATTCATGAATTACATATGCTGGCAAGTGAAAGTTTGTGATAAAAAAACTTGTTCAAACTGAACATCATACAGACTCCACAATAACGACAAGATATGAGCTTGAACAACTGAAATGCAATTTGAATAGCTATCAAACCCATGTCTTGTCTCCTGATCTGCAGGTTACACAATAGCGAACACCTCAGCCTCAGTAGCTGCCTCCCAGCTCAAACAGG
Coding sequences within:
- the LOC110491370 gene encoding APOBEC1 complementation factor isoform X1 is translated as MESNQKSGDGLTGMQKEAALRALIQRTGYQLLQENGQRRYGGPPPGWEGPPPERGSEIFVGKLPRDLFEDELVPHCEKFGKIFEVRMMMDFNGNNRGYAFVTFYNKNEAKTAMKQLNNYEIRNGRLLGVCASVDNCRLFVGGIPKSKKREEILMEMKKVTDGVLEVIVYPSAADKTKNRGFAFVEYDSHRAAAMARRKLLPGRILLWGHAIAVDWAEPEVEVDEDTMATVKILYVRNLMLATTEETIEKEFNSIKPGAVERVKKIRDYAFVHFTQREDAISAMDALNGKLVDGSPVEVTLAKPVDKDNYVRYTRGTGGRGGAVLQGEYTYTLGQVYDPSAAYLGAPVFYAPQMYAAIPNQFRFPIAKGLVGGRGLVRTPSVREIYMNVPVGAAGIRGMGGRGYLAYAGLGRGCATYQLKTDKHPEDKLFDLLPGMELTPMNPVKPPGIKHTPQILEDVCQKNNWGQPVYQLHSAIGPDQSQLFLYKVTIPALSTQYPNVHPFTPAKLCTSVDEAKVHAAEHALHTLGLQTEGAEASTAAVAAFPGYTIANTSASVAASQLKQAVSLHQDMAAYTTYEGYPAFTVATRGDGYGVY
- the LOC110491370 gene encoding APOBEC1 complementation factor isoform X2, with translation MESNQKSGDGLTGMQKEAALRALIQRTGYQLLQENGQRRYGGPPPGWEGPPPERGSEIFVGKLPRDLFEDELVPHCEKFGKIFEVRMMMDFNGNNRGYAFVTFYNKNEAKTAMKQLNNYEIRNGRLLGVCASVDNCRLFVGGIPKSKKREEILMEMKKVTDGVLEVIVYPSAADKTKNRGFAFVEYDSHRAAAMARRKLLPGRILLWGHAIAVDWAEPEVEVDEDTMATVKILYVRNLMLATTEETIEKEFNSIKPGAVERVKKIRDYAFVHFTQREDAISAMDALNGKLVDGSPVEVTLAKPVDKDNYVRYTRGTGGRGGAVLQGEYTYTLGQVYDPSAAYLGAPVFYAPQMYAAIPNQFRFPIAKGLVGGRGLVRTPSVRGAAGIRGMGGRGYLAYAGLGRGCATYQLKTDKHPEDKLFDLLPGMELTPMNPVKPPGIKHTPQILEDVCQKNNWGQPVYQLHSAIGPDQSQLFLYKVTIPALSTQYPNVHPFTPAKLCTSVDEAKVHAAEHALHTLGLQTEGAEASTAAVAAFPGYTIANTSASVAASQLKQAVSLHQDMAAYTTYEGYPAFTVATRGDGYGVY